A section of the Sphingomonas ginsenosidivorax genome encodes:
- a CDS encoding HAD family hydrolase, whose product MTTRLAIYDMDKTITHAPTWTPFLIHTAKNSAPWRLALIPFAGFAAAGYVARLISRGRLKYVMQRMMLGKHMSEAAERRAAEAFADRVMADRVFAGALARIAADRAAGYRLVMATASYRFYVEAIAERLGFDAVIGTESLRSADGRLLAGIDGENCYGPAKLRMIEAWMAREGIARKDAHVRFYSDHVSDAPTFAWADEPFAVNAHGPLKLLAAAKGWPMPDWER is encoded by the coding sequence ATGACCACACGCCTCGCCATTTACGACATGGACAAGACGATCACGCACGCGCCCACCTGGACGCCGTTCCTGATCCACACCGCGAAAAACAGCGCGCCCTGGCGGCTCGCACTCATCCCGTTCGCCGGCTTTGCCGCCGCCGGATACGTCGCGCGCCTCATCAGCCGCGGCCGGCTGAAATATGTGATGCAGCGGATGATGCTGGGCAAGCACATGTCCGAAGCGGCCGAACGCCGCGCGGCAGAGGCGTTCGCCGACCGGGTGATGGCCGACCGCGTGTTCGCGGGCGCGCTGGCGCGGATCGCGGCGGACCGCGCGGCAGGCTACCGGCTGGTGATGGCGACCGCGTCGTACCGTTTCTATGTCGAGGCGATCGCCGAGCGACTGGGCTTCGACGCGGTCATCGGGACCGAAAGCCTGCGCAGCGCCGATGGCCGGCTGCTCGCGGGGATCGACGGCGAGAATTGCTATGGCCCGGCGAAACTGCGGATGATCGAGGCGTGGATGGCGCGCGAGGGGATCGCGCGGAAGGATGCGCATGTGCGCTTCTATTCCGACCATGTGTCCGACGCGCCGACCTTCGCCTGGGCGGACGAACCGTTCGCGGTCAATGCGCACGGACCGCTGAAGCTGCTCGCCGCGGCGAAGGGGTGGCCGATGCCGGATTGGGAGCGGTAG
- a CDS encoding DUF445 domain-containing protein, with protein sequence MRIVATALLLLMAVVFFVSRSLVPVHPGWGFVRAFAEAAMVGGLADWFAVTALFRHPLGLPIPHTAIVPRNKDRIGDTLAQFLRDNFLIPVVIARRTRRLDVAGAIARWLTDPPEGAGGRFRQGASKMVAQVLDGLDPARLGGMVKAGIGARLRETEVSPILGQLLNAAIAEGRHTPLLDAAIRWAAKALASNDHLIRAMVHDRAGSILRWTGLDTTVADKLIDGLDKLLAEMVDKPDHPLRLRVEEGLVRLAWDLQHDRRARARVEAMKNELLDNPAMQRWLDGLWEQARGALLAIARDPERAMNGKLGDLLRQLGETLQRDVRLSHTINRFVRRSIVGIAADYGDGIVRLVSETVRGWDADTITRRLENAVGRDLQYIRVNGTLVGGLVGLVIHTVDLAL encoded by the coding sequence ATGCGGATCGTCGCGACCGCGCTGCTGCTGTTGATGGCGGTGGTGTTCTTCGTCAGCCGGTCGCTGGTACCAGTCCACCCCGGCTGGGGCTTCGTCCGCGCCTTTGCCGAGGCGGCGATGGTCGGCGGCCTCGCCGACTGGTTCGCGGTGACCGCCTTGTTCCGCCATCCGCTGGGCCTGCCGATCCCGCACACCGCGATCGTCCCGCGCAACAAGGACCGGATCGGCGACACGCTCGCGCAGTTCCTGCGCGACAATTTCCTGATTCCCGTCGTGATCGCCAGGCGGACTCGGCGGCTCGACGTCGCGGGTGCGATCGCGCGGTGGCTGACCGACCCGCCCGAGGGTGCCGGCGGCCGTTTCCGCCAGGGCGCGTCGAAGATGGTCGCGCAGGTGCTCGACGGGCTCGACCCCGCGCGGCTCGGCGGGATGGTGAAGGCGGGGATCGGCGCGCGGCTGCGCGAGACCGAGGTGTCGCCGATCCTCGGGCAGCTGCTCAACGCCGCGATCGCCGAGGGGCGCCACACGCCGCTGCTCGACGCCGCGATCCGCTGGGCGGCGAAGGCGCTGGCGTCGAACGACCATCTGATCCGCGCGATGGTGCACGACCGCGCGGGGTCGATCCTGCGCTGGACCGGGCTCGACACCACGGTCGCGGACAAGCTGATCGACGGGCTCGACAAATTGCTGGCCGAGATGGTCGACAAGCCCGACCATCCGCTTCGGCTGCGCGTCGAGGAAGGGCTGGTCCGCCTCGCCTGGGACCTGCAGCACGACCGCCGCGCCCGCGCGCGCGTCGAGGCGATGAAGAACGAGCTGCTCGACAACCCGGCGATGCAGCGTTGGCTCGACGGGTTGTGGGAACAGGCGCGCGGCGCGCTGCTCGCGATCGCGCGCGATCCCGAGCGGGCGATGAACGGGAAGCTCGGCGACCTGCTGCGCCAGCTCGGCGAGACGCTGCAGCGCGACGTGCGGCTGTCGCACACGATCAACCGCTTCGTGCGCCGCTCGATCGTCGGGATCGCGGCGGATTATGGCGACGGCATCGTCCGCCTTGTGTCGGAAACGGTGCGCGGCTGGGATGCGGACACGATCACGCGCCGGCTGGAGAATGCGGTGGGGCGGGATCTGCAGTATATCCGGGTCAACGGGACTCTGGTCGGCGGGCTGGTCGGACTGGTGATCCACACGGTGGATCTGGCTTTATAA
- a CDS encoding efflux RND transporter permease subunit: MNFRNISAWSIRNPVPPIVLFLALTLAGIVSFMRMDVNNDPDIDFPVAYVQISQPGAAPSELETQVTKRVEAAARTLQGIDEIRSTVTEGSSQTVVQLKIGAPIDRAVNDLRDAITQIRSDLPDGILEPQIGRVDTTDNDIANFSAITSDMTVEQLSWYIDDTVSKELLSIPGMGGVERNGGVNREIRVILDPVKLQAQGLTANAINAVLRAVNLNATGGKAEIAGSQQAVRVLGNARDAYTLGQTQISVGAGRTIRISDIADVRDLYAERTSLSAFNGHQVVSFNFKRSKGASDVTVFNEAEKKLKELEVRNPSVKFQLLSTSVKYTEQEYETAIHAMIEGAVLAVVVVWLFLRDWRTTMISALAIPLSAIPTFWFMDLMGFSLNGMTLLALSLVAGVLVDDAIVEIENIVRHMKMGKTAYQASIDAADEIGLAVLATTMSIVAVFLPVSVMPGISGQFFKNFGLTVVASVLMSLAVARLITPMIAAYFLKPFGHGDAPDGRVMRTYMRVLRWTLDESGVARARAKGGIRRVFARMFDHRFYIVLVSIAALIATVAIFMQLPQEFQPQQDNDRSTVTIDMPPGSTLEQSEAVTTRVANLLAQQKPIVTSVYQRAFVGRGRVTAQLADDRKQTSVEFERGLAPQLALIPDARVSFQNQNGWGGSTRDISLTLGGDDPALLVKTADGIVAEMAKLRSLQAPRTEGGLQRPEIVIRPRMDLAADLGVTTSALSNAIRIATLGDIDQNSARFSLSDRQIPIRVALAENARERLSTIENLPVTTSTGGSVPLKVVAEIGFGAGPTQIDRNAQQRKLTIGADLSQGVKQGDAQKQIDALYSVQHLPIGVSRLSVGQSKMQAELVTNIVIAVTSGFFLLFAVLVLLYRRFLPPFVNLGSLFLAPLGACLALWVAGMSVSLAVYIGLLMLLGIVAKNSILLVDFALEQMAHGVPKFEAILDAGHKRALPIVMTTVAMVAGMIPTALSITGDGSFRAPMSVTVIGGLTLSTLLTLLIVPAGFSLAVGVERAIGRRLGSRLITYRPGDAGTVIEGPPVRPALAPATPKLGDGTQPAE; encoded by the coding sequence GTGAACTTCCGCAACATCTCCGCCTGGTCGATCCGGAACCCGGTCCCGCCGATCGTGCTGTTCCTGGCGCTGACGCTGGCGGGGATCGTCAGTTTCATGCGGATGGACGTCAACAACGACCCCGACATCGATTTTCCCGTCGCCTATGTCCAGATCAGCCAGCCCGGCGCCGCGCCGAGCGAGCTCGAGACGCAGGTCACCAAGCGGGTCGAGGCCGCCGCGCGCACGTTGCAGGGGATCGACGAGATTCGCTCGACTGTGACCGAGGGCAGCTCGCAGACCGTCGTGCAGCTCAAGATCGGCGCGCCGATCGACCGCGCGGTCAACGACCTGCGCGACGCGATCACGCAGATCCGCAGCGATCTTCCCGACGGCATCCTCGAGCCGCAGATCGGCCGCGTCGACACCACCGACAACGACATCGCCAACTTCTCCGCGATCACCAGCGACATGACCGTCGAGCAGCTGAGCTGGTACATCGACGATACCGTCAGCAAGGAACTGCTCTCGATTCCCGGGATGGGCGGCGTCGAGCGCAACGGCGGTGTCAACCGCGAGATCCGCGTGATCCTCGATCCCGTGAAGCTGCAGGCGCAGGGGCTGACCGCCAACGCGATCAACGCGGTGCTGCGCGCGGTCAACCTCAACGCGACCGGCGGCAAGGCCGAGATCGCGGGATCGCAACAGGCGGTCCGCGTGCTCGGCAACGCGCGTGACGCGTACACGCTGGGCCAGACGCAGATCAGCGTCGGCGCCGGCCGGACGATCCGCATTTCCGACATCGCCGACGTCCGCGACCTTTATGCCGAGCGCACCTCGCTGTCGGCGTTCAACGGCCACCAGGTCGTCAGCTTCAACTTCAAGCGCTCCAAGGGCGCGTCCGATGTCACCGTGTTCAACGAGGCGGAAAAGAAGCTGAAGGAGCTCGAGGTCCGCAACCCGAGCGTCAAGTTCCAGCTGCTGTCGACCAGCGTCAAATATACCGAACAGGAATATGAGACCGCGATCCACGCGATGATCGAGGGCGCGGTGCTCGCGGTGGTCGTGGTGTGGCTGTTCCTGCGCGACTGGCGCACGACGATGATCTCGGCGCTCGCGATTCCCTTGTCGGCGATCCCGACCTTCTGGTTCATGGACCTGATGGGGTTTAGCCTGAACGGCATGACGTTGCTGGCGCTGAGCCTGGTCGCAGGTGTGCTGGTCGACGATGCGATCGTCGAGATTGAAAACATCGTGCGGCACATGAAGATGGGCAAGACCGCCTATCAGGCGTCGATCGATGCCGCCGACGAGATCGGCCTGGCGGTGCTGGCGACGACGATGTCGATCGTCGCGGTGTTCCTGCCGGTGTCGGTGATGCCGGGGATTTCGGGCCAGTTCTTCAAGAATTTCGGGCTGACCGTGGTCGCCTCGGTGCTGATGAGCCTCGCGGTCGCGCGCCTGATCACGCCGATGATCGCGGCCTATTTCCTGAAGCCGTTCGGGCATGGCGACGCGCCCGACGGGCGGGTGATGCGGACCTATATGCGCGTGCTGCGCTGGACGCTCGACGAATCGGGCGTCGCGCGCGCGCGGGCCAAGGGCGGCATCCGGCGGGTCTTCGCGCGGATGTTCGACCACCGGTTCTACATCGTGCTGGTCAGCATCGCCGCGCTGATCGCGACCGTCGCGATCTTCATGCAGCTGCCGCAGGAGTTCCAGCCGCAGCAGGACAATGATCGCAGCACGGTGACGATCGACATGCCGCCGGGCTCGACGCTCGAGCAGAGCGAGGCCGTGACGACACGCGTCGCCAACCTGCTCGCGCAGCAGAAGCCGATCGTGACCTCGGTCTATCAGCGGGCGTTCGTCGGTCGCGGCCGGGTGACCGCGCAGCTTGCCGACGATCGCAAACAGACCAGCGTGGAGTTCGAACGCGGCCTCGCACCGCAGCTCGCGCTGATCCCCGACGCGCGCGTCTCGTTCCAGAACCAGAATGGCTGGGGCGGCAGCACGCGCGACATCAGCCTGACGCTGGGCGGCGACGACCCCGCGCTGCTGGTAAAGACCGCCGACGGCATCGTCGCGGAGATGGCGAAGCTGCGGTCGTTGCAGGCGCCGCGCACCGAAGGCGGGCTGCAACGCCCCGAGATCGTGATCCGTCCGCGGATGGACCTCGCCGCCGATCTGGGCGTGACCACCAGCGCGCTGTCCAACGCGATCCGGATCGCGACTTTGGGCGACATCGACCAGAACAGCGCGCGCTTCTCGCTGAGCGACCGCCAGATCCCGATCCGCGTGGCGCTTGCCGAGAACGCACGCGAGCGGCTGTCGACGATCGAGAACCTGCCGGTGACGACGTCGACCGGCGGTTCGGTGCCGCTGAAGGTCGTCGCCGAAATCGGCTTCGGCGCCGGCCCGACGCAGATCGACCGCAACGCGCAGCAGCGCAAGCTGACGATCGGCGCCGACCTGTCGCAGGGCGTCAAGCAGGGCGACGCGCAGAAGCAGATCGATGCACTCTATTCGGTGCAGCATCTGCCGATCGGCGTCAGCCGGCTGAGCGTCGGCCAGTCGAAGATGCAGGCCGAGCTGGTCACCAACATCGTCATCGCGGTGACGTCGGGCTTCTTCCTGCTCTTCGCCGTGCTGGTGCTGCTCTATCGCCGCTTCCTGCCGCCGTTCGTCAACCTGGGCTCGCTGTTCCTGGCACCGCTGGGCGCGTGCCTGGCGCTGTGGGTCGCGGGGATGTCGGTGTCGCTGGCGGTCTATATCGGACTGTTGATGCTGCTCGGCATCGTCGCCAAGAACTCGATCCTGCTGGTCGATTTCGCGCTCGAGCAGATGGCGCACGGCGTGCCCAAGTTCGAGGCGATCCTCGACGCCGGGCACAAGCGCGCGCTGCCGATCGTCATGACCACGGTCGCGATGGTCGCGGGGATGATCCCGACCGCGCTGTCGATCACCGGCGACGGATCGTTCCGCGCGCCGATGAGCGTGACCGTGATCGGCGGGCTGACGCTGTCGACGTTGCTGACGCTGCTGATCGTGCCGGCAGGGTTCAGCCTGGCGGTGGGCGTCGAGCGCGCGATCGGGCGGCGGCTGGGCAGCCGGCTGATCACCTACCGGCCCGGTGACGCCGGCACGGTGATCGAGGGGCCGCCGGTCCGCCCCGCGCTGGCGCCTGCCACCCCCAAGCTGGGCGACGGCACGCAGCCCGCCGAATGA
- a CDS encoding efflux RND transporter periplasmic adaptor subunit, translated as MNYETKTISGGDEQVLLDDLTPPPSNRRRNIVIAAIIAVLVIAIAVYAFGHKKAAPAGPVTESVPSVTVVVPGRQTIDRTISTTGTLAARREMPVGVAGEGGMVTRVLVEPGQWVAAGQVLAMVDRSVQVQTAASLAASVNVARSDESIAQAELDRAQQLVDRGFISKADLQRKAATRDAAAARVKVAQATLAEARARNGRLDIRAPAAGLVLTRGVEPGQIVSSGSGVLFRMAMGGQMELRALMSESDLAGLRAGARATVTPVGSTQSFAGEVWQVSPIIDPATRQGIARVALSYNTALRPGGFASATIHGGSSAAPLLPESAVQSDTRGNFVYILDAANKAVRRDIVVGQTTDAGVSVKSGLAGTERVVMAAAAFLTPGQKVKPVVQKMGG; from the coding sequence ATGAATTACGAGACCAAGACGATCAGCGGCGGTGACGAACAGGTGCTGCTGGACGATCTGACCCCGCCGCCGTCCAACCGGCGCCGCAATATCGTCATCGCCGCGATCATCGCGGTGCTGGTGATCGCAATCGCCGTCTATGCGTTCGGCCACAAGAAGGCCGCACCCGCCGGCCCGGTCACCGAAAGCGTCCCCAGCGTGACCGTCGTCGTGCCCGGCCGCCAGACGATCGACCGGACGATCTCGACCACCGGCACGCTGGCGGCGCGGCGCGAGATGCCGGTCGGCGTCGCGGGCGAGGGCGGGATGGTGACGCGCGTGCTGGTCGAGCCGGGCCAGTGGGTCGCCGCCGGCCAGGTGCTGGCGATGGTCGACCGGTCGGTGCAGGTGCAGACCGCGGCGAGCCTGGCGGCGTCGGTCAACGTGGCGCGCTCAGACGAATCGATCGCGCAGGCCGAACTCGACCGCGCCCAGCAGCTCGTCGATCGCGGCTTCATTTCGAAGGCCGACCTGCAGCGCAAGGCCGCGACCCGCGACGCCGCCGCGGCGCGCGTCAAGGTCGCGCAGGCGACGCTCGCCGAGGCGCGGGCGCGCAACGGCCGGCTCGACATCCGCGCGCCCGCCGCCGGGCTGGTGCTCACCCGCGGGGTCGAGCCGGGCCAGATCGTCAGCTCGGGCTCGGGCGTGCTGTTCCGCATGGCGATGGGCGGCCAGATGGAGCTGCGCGCGCTGATGAGCGAGAGCGATCTCGCCGGTTTGCGCGCCGGCGCGCGCGCCACGGTGACGCCGGTCGGCTCGACGCAGAGCTTCGCGGGCGAGGTGTGGCAGGTCTCGCCGATCATCGATCCGGCCACGCGCCAGGGCATCGCCCGCGTCGCGCTGTCCTATAACACCGCCCTGCGACCGGGCGGATTCGCATCGGCGACGATCCATGGCGGATCGAGCGCGGCGCCTCTGCTCCCCGAATCGGCGGTGCAGAGCGACACGCGCGGCAATTTCGTGTATATTCTCGACGCCGCGAACAAGGCGGTGCGCCGCGACATCGTCGTCGGGCAGACGACCGATGCAGGCGTGTCGGTGAAGAGCGGGCTCGCCGGTACCGAGCGCGTCGTGATGGCAGCCGCGGCCTTCCTGACGCCGGGTCAGAAGGTCAAGCCGGTCGTCCAGAAGATGGGAGGCTGA
- a CDS encoding SIMPL domain-containing protein: MKTASILGAFAALPLTTLATIASAQTAPSVAPMVPATGTVLDVTAEGRTTRVPDLATIRAGVVSQSPTAAAALADNAQRMAKVMAALKRAGVAPRDIATATVGLSPQYRYADNQPPVITGYQATNSVSVRFRDVAKSGAILDALVGEGANQIDGPNLSIDQPDQALDEARADAVKRARARAELYAKAAGMRVTRIVSIAENGENAGGSPPPVVYMARASMAKDSTQIAAGEKDVTVTLSVRFLLD, encoded by the coding sequence ATGAAGACTGCATCCATTCTCGGCGCGTTTGCCGCCCTGCCCCTGACCACCCTGGCGACTATCGCGAGCGCGCAGACCGCGCCGAGCGTCGCCCCGATGGTGCCCGCCACCGGCACCGTGCTCGACGTGACTGCGGAGGGCCGCACCACGCGCGTGCCCGACCTGGCGACGATCCGCGCCGGCGTCGTCAGCCAGTCGCCGACCGCCGCCGCCGCGCTCGCGGACAATGCACAGCGCATGGCCAAGGTGATGGCGGCGTTGAAGCGCGCCGGCGTCGCCCCGCGCGACATCGCGACCGCGACGGTCGGGCTCAGCCCGCAATATCGCTATGCCGACAACCAGCCGCCGGTGATCACCGGCTACCAGGCCACCAACAGCGTCAGCGTGCGCTTCCGCGACGTCGCGAAATCGGGTGCGATCCTCGATGCGCTGGTCGGCGAGGGCGCGAACCAGATCGACGGGCCGAACCTGTCGATCGACCAGCCCGACCAGGCACTCGACGAAGCCCGCGCGGATGCGGTCAAGCGCGCGCGGGCGCGGGCTGAACTGTACGCGAAGGCGGCCGGGATGCGCGTGACGCGGATCGTGTCGATCGCGGAGAATGGCGAGAATGCGGGCGGATCGCCGCCGCCGGTGGTGTACATGGCCCGCGCATCCATGGCCAAGGACAGCACGCAGATTGCCGCCGGCGAGAAGGACGTGACGGTGACGCTGTCGGTCCGGTTCCTGCTCGACTGA
- a CDS encoding GlsB/YeaQ/YmgE family stress response membrane protein: protein MGLILWLIIGGVIGWIASMIMRTDGQQGIFLNIVVGIVGAFIGGLILSGGSINSAPLTLTSFIVSLIGAIILLAIVNLVRRGSVR, encoded by the coding sequence ATGGGTCTCATTCTTTGGCTGATCATCGGCGGTGTCATCGGCTGGATCGCCAGCATGATCATGCGGACCGACGGGCAGCAGGGCATCTTCCTGAACATCGTCGTCGGCATCGTCGGCGCGTTCATCGGCGGCCTGATCCTGTCGGGTGGTTCGATCAACAGCGCACCGCTCACGCTGACCTCGTTCATCGTGTCGCTGATCGGCGCGATCATCCTGCTCGCGATCGTGAACCTCGTGCGCCGCGGTAGCGTCCGCTAA
- a CDS encoding DUF1153 domain-containing protein translates to MIENQKIRPGKVIGPLGEQLTLESLPPPSTTRWVVRRKAEVVAAVNGGLLSVDDVCARYGLTVEEFASWQRAIDRSGMPGLRVTRIQHYKSLYERQQKY, encoded by the coding sequence ATGATCGAGAATCAGAAAATTCGTCCCGGCAAAGTGATCGGCCCCCTGGGCGAGCAGCTGACGCTGGAATCCCTGCCGCCGCCGAGCACGACGCGGTGGGTGGTGCGCCGCAAGGCCGAAGTGGTCGCCGCGGTGAACGGCGGGCTGTTGTCGGTCGACGACGTCTGCGCGCGGTACGGCCTGACGGTCGAGGAGTTCGCCAGCTGGCAGCGCGCGATCGATCGCTCGGGCATGCCGGGGCTGCGCGTGACGCGGATCCAGCACTACAAGTCGCTGTACGAACGCCAGCAAAAATATTGA
- the mnmA gene encoding tRNA 2-thiouridine(34) synthase MnmA yields MDQVDFQLGDPVSSRRIVVAMSGGVDSSVVAALAAATGAETIGVTLQLYDHGEAVGRAGSCCAGRDIRDARAVCDRLGIAHYVFDHETSFREQVVDRFADEYLAGRTPIPCVQCNMGPKFTDLLKLARDLGADCLATGHYVQRLEGATGAELHRGADPARDQSYFLFATTQAQLDYLRFPLGALPKARVREIAAELGLGVAAKPDSQDICFVPDGDYAGLVKKLRPDADTAGDIVDLGGAKLGAHKGLIHFTVGQRRGLEIGGTPEPLYVVRLEPETKRVVVGPRRALAIEAARLTDLNWLGGEFDGPLSVKVRSMAKPVPARLVGDRVVFDAPEYGVAPGQAAVLYAESRVLGGGWIAETEAAMLAA; encoded by the coding sequence ATGGACCAGGTGGATTTTCAACTCGGCGACCCCGTCTCGTCGCGCCGCATCGTCGTCGCGATGTCGGGCGGCGTCGACAGTTCGGTGGTCGCGGCGCTCGCGGCGGCGACCGGCGCCGAGACGATCGGCGTGACGCTGCAGCTCTACGACCACGGCGAGGCGGTCGGCCGCGCCGGCTCGTGCTGCGCCGGACGCGACATCCGCGACGCGCGCGCGGTCTGCGACCGGCTGGGCATCGCGCATTACGTGTTCGACCACGAGACGAGCTTTCGCGAACAGGTCGTCGACCGCTTCGCCGACGAATATCTTGCCGGCCGGACCCCGATCCCCTGCGTCCAGTGCAACATGGGTCCCAAATTCACCGACCTGCTGAAGCTCGCGCGCGATCTCGGCGCGGATTGCCTCGCGACCGGGCATTACGTGCAGCGACTCGAAGGCGCGACGGGGGCCGAACTCCACCGCGGCGCAGACCCTGCGCGCGACCAGAGCTATTTCCTGTTCGCGACCACGCAAGCCCAGCTCGACTATCTGCGCTTCCCGCTCGGCGCGCTGCCGAAGGCGCGGGTGCGCGAGATCGCCGCCGAACTCGGCCTCGGCGTCGCGGCGAAGCCCGACAGCCAGGACATCTGCTTCGTCCCCGACGGCGACTATGCGGGCCTCGTCAAGAAACTGCGCCCCGACGCCGACACCGCGGGCGACATCGTCGACCTGGGCGGCGCGAAACTCGGCGCGCACAAGGGGCTGATCCACTTCACCGTCGGCCAGCGCCGCGGACTCGAGATCGGGGGCACGCCCGAACCGCTCTACGTCGTGCGGCTGGAACCCGAGACCAAGCGCGTCGTGGTCGGCCCCAGGCGCGCGCTGGCGATCGAGGCGGCGCGACTGACCGACCTCAACTGGCTCGGCGGCGAGTTCGACGGGCCGCTGTCCGTCAAGGTCCGCTCGATGGCGAAGCCGGTCCCGGCGCGGCTGGTCGGCGACCGCGTGGTGTTCGACGCGCCGGAATATGGCGTCGCGCCGGGCCAGGCCGCGGTGCTCTATGCGGAATCGCGCGTGCTCGGCGGCGGCTGGATCGCCGAGACCGAAGCCGCGATGCTCGCGGCATGA
- a CDS encoding UvrB/UvrC motif-containing protein, whose product MTDIEALRRQMEAAADALDFETAKRLRDQISVLRGGGEVADTEGLTRQQPGAMGLGTSQQRVVPPDGWVKPKKPDPMTKGRKR is encoded by the coding sequence ATGACCGATATCGAGGCCCTGCGCCGCCAGATGGAAGCCGCCGCCGACGCGCTCGACTTCGAGACGGCGAAGCGGTTGCGCGACCAGATCAGCGTGCTGCGCGGCGGCGGCGAGGTCGCCGACACCGAAGGCCTGACGCGGCAACAGCCCGGCGCGATGGGGCTCGGCACCAGCCAGCAACGCGTCGTCCCGCCCGATGGCTGGGTGAAACCGAAGAAGCCCGATCCGATGACCAAGGGGCGGAAGCGCTAA
- a CDS encoding PhzF family phenazine biosynthesis protein, with translation MRIPFAQIDAFAGAPFTGNPAAVMPLSAWLDDAVLQAIAQENNISETAFLVASDRDDVEFELRWFTPSAEVALCGHATLASGHFVLASDTALDRVRFATRQAGVLEVARADTGYTLALPAWVPAPKPLPEIAAALGIAAPVAALWHDKGYALVIADDEQIVRDLAPDMAVLGTMPIVAIVAAKGRATDIVSRVFTPFYAIPEDPVTGSAHAVMVPYWAETLGRTQFSAFQASARGGRLGCRLDGDRVILSGACVTVIEGTFLLP, from the coding sequence ATGAGGATTCCCTTCGCGCAGATCGATGCGTTCGCGGGTGCGCCGTTCACGGGCAATCCGGCCGCGGTGATGCCACTGTCGGCCTGGCTCGACGACGCGGTGCTGCAGGCGATCGCGCAGGAGAACAACATCAGCGAGACCGCGTTCCTGGTCGCTTCCGACCGCGACGACGTCGAATTCGAGCTGCGCTGGTTCACGCCGTCGGCCGAGGTCGCGCTGTGCGGCCATGCGACGCTGGCGAGCGGGCATTTCGTGCTGGCGTCGGACACCGCGCTCGACCGAGTGCGGTTCGCGACGCGGCAGGCAGGCGTGCTGGAGGTCGCGCGCGCGGACACCGGCTATACGCTCGCGCTGCCCGCCTGGGTGCCAGCGCCGAAACCGCTGCCCGAGATCGCCGCGGCGCTGGGGATCGCGGCGCCGGTCGCGGCCTTGTGGCACGACAAGGGCTATGCGCTGGTGATCGCCGACGACGAGCAGATCGTCCGCGACCTGGCGCCCGACATGGCGGTGCTGGGCACGATGCCGATCGTCGCGATCGTCGCGGCGAAGGGCAGGGCGACCGATATCGTCAGCCGCGTGTTCACGCCCTTCTACGCGATTCCCGAGGATCCGGTGACGGGCTCGGCGCATGCGGTGATGGTGCCCTATTGGGCCGAGACGCTCGGGCGCACGCAGTTCAGCGCGTTCCAGGCGAGCGCGCGCGGCGGGCGGCTGGGCTGTAGGCTCGACGGCGACCGGGTGATCCTGAGCGGCGCGTGCGTGACGGTGATCGAAGGCACGTTCCTGCTGCCGTAA